From Rhizobium favelukesii, the proteins below share one genomic window:
- the ureG gene encoding urease accessory protein UreG produces the protein MKSGNGPLRVGIGGPVGSGKTALAAKLCKAMRDEYSVAVVTNDIYTTEDAEALMRMQALPSDRIVGVETGGCPHTAIREDATINLQAIAGLNERIPDLDVVFIESGGDNLAATFSPDLADITIYVISVCQGEEIPRKGGPGITKSDLLVINKKDLAPYVGADLDVMDRDATRMRQARPFVFSDMKRGDGVSSIVSFLKEQGGL, from the coding sequence ATGAAATCGGGAAACGGGCCGTTGCGTGTGGGCATCGGCGGACCGGTCGGCTCCGGCAAAACGGCGCTGGCCGCCAAGCTCTGCAAGGCGATGCGCGACGAATATTCGGTGGCGGTCGTCACCAACGACATCTATACGACCGAGGATGCCGAAGCGCTCATGCGCATGCAGGCTCTGCCGTCGGATCGGATCGTTGGCGTGGAGACGGGCGGTTGCCCGCACACTGCAATCCGTGAAGATGCGACAATCAACCTGCAGGCCATCGCTGGCCTCAACGAGCGGATCCCCGATCTCGATGTCGTTTTCATCGAGTCGGGAGGCGACAATCTGGCTGCCACCTTTTCTCCTGATCTGGCTGACATCACGATCTACGTCATTTCCGTCTGCCAGGGCGAGGAAATCCCGCGCAAGGGCGGCCCCGGCATTACCAAGTCGGATCTTCTTGTCATCAACAAGAAGGATCTGGCTCCCTATGTCGGCGCGGACCTGGATGTCATGGACCGCGACGCGACACGGATGCGCCAGGCACGGCCCTTCGTTTTCTCCGACATGAAGCGCGGCGATGGCGTCAGTTCCATCGTAAGCTTCCTGAAGGAACAGGGCGGCCTATAG
- a CDS encoding urease accessory protein UreF, with protein sequence MTEDGDLQALLRLMAWLSPAFPIGSFAYSGGLERAVHDRLVTDAHSLATWALNLIERGVVWNDAVLLAESHRCHGQRDRLGELAELAEALAGARERHQETMLLGEAFVAAARAWPDEVFDRLPQHVAYPVALGAVAGAHKVASERAIAAFLHAYLSQAVSAGIRLGVAGQKDGVAILARLEGDIARIAKRSATSTLDDLGAATIQADIMSLRHETQSTRLFRS encoded by the coding sequence CGGCTGATGGCGTGGCTGTCGCCGGCCTTCCCCATCGGTTCCTTCGCCTATTCAGGCGGTCTGGAGCGGGCCGTTCACGATCGGTTGGTCACCGACGCTCATTCGCTTGCGACGTGGGCGTTGAACCTCATCGAGCGCGGGGTGGTGTGGAACGACGCAGTCCTCCTTGCCGAGAGCCACCGCTGCCACGGGCAGCGCGACCGGCTTGGTGAACTGGCGGAGCTCGCTGAAGCACTTGCTGGCGCGCGCGAGCGTCATCAGGAGACGATGCTGCTTGGCGAGGCGTTTGTCGCTGCCGCCCGTGCCTGGCCGGATGAGGTGTTCGATCGATTGCCGCAACACGTGGCATATCCGGTTGCACTGGGCGCTGTGGCGGGTGCGCATAAGGTCGCATCGGAGAGGGCGATTGCGGCATTCCTGCATGCCTATCTCTCGCAGGCGGTTTCCGCAGGCATCCGTCTCGGCGTTGCCGGGCAGAAGGACGGTGTTGCCATCCTGGCGCGCCTTGAAGGCGATATCGCACGGATTGCGAAGCGGTCGGCCACGTCCACGCTCGACGATCTTGGAGCGGCGACCATCCAGGCCGATATCATGTCGCTGCGCCACGAGACGCAGTCGACGCGGCTCTTTCGATCGTGA